From the Fusobacterium sp. IOR10 genome, one window contains:
- a CDS encoding Na+/H+ antiporter NhaC family protein — MTGKNQKKYGASSFLPLLVFLALYIGSGLFFTIMGVDGAFKKFPRHVALLAGVIVGMVMNPSKTMDEKMDIFAKSAGNPGVMTIGLIYLLAGGFQGAARAMGGVQSVVNLGLTFIPGFALVPGIFIMSAIISTAIGTSMGTVAAMAPIAIGVAATAKLNLPVTCAAVICGAYFGDNLSMISDTTISAAKGVGSEMKDKFKMNFFIALPAAIIAAILYGVFSSGADLTGDYPFHIIRIIPYFVVLIAALSGFNVAGVLFIGIGMAGLIGIMQGTIDFLGWVSAIGGGMSDMFSITIVAILVSGILGIVRENGGVDWMVTSITSRIKDRKGAEYGIGLLSGILSAALVNNTIAIIISAPIAKEIGKNYGIAPKRLASLIDIFACAFLSVLPYDGGMLIVTGLAKTVSPLSVMKYMFYMFALIIVTSITIQFGLLRTEEEKQFLIDNNKK; from the coding sequence ATGACGGGGAAAAACCAAAAGAAATATGGAGCATCTTCATTTTTACCATTACTAGTATTTTTGGCGCTTTACATAGGAAGTGGATTATTTTTTACAATTATGGGAGTAGATGGAGCATTTAAAAAATTTCCAAGACATGTTGCATTACTTGCAGGGGTAATTGTGGGAATGGTAATGAATCCTTCTAAAACTATGGATGAAAAAATGGATATTTTTGCTAAAAGTGCAGGAAATCCAGGGGTTATGACAATAGGATTAATTTACTTACTTGCAGGAGGATTTCAAGGAGCTGCAAGAGCCATGGGAGGAGTTCAATCAGTTGTTAATTTAGGACTTACTTTCATACCTGGTTTTGCATTAGTTCCAGGAATATTTATAATGTCAGCTATAATTTCAACAGCTATAGGTACTTCAATGGGAACAGTTGCAGCAATGGCTCCAATTGCTATAGGAGTTGCAGCTACAGCAAAACTTAATTTGCCAGTTACTTGTGCAGCAGTTATTTGTGGAGCTTATTTTGGAGATAATTTATCTATGATTTCTGATACAACAATTTCTGCAGCTAAAGGTGTAGGTTCTGAAATGAAAGATAAATTTAAAATGAACTTTTTCATAGCTTTACCAGCAGCAATTATTGCAGCTATTCTTTATGGAGTATTTAGTAGTGGTGCAGATTTAACAGGAGATTATCCATTTCATATAATAAGAATTATTCCTTATTTTGTAGTTTTAATAGCAGCTCTTTCAGGTTTCAATGTTGCAGGAGTGCTGTTTATAGGGATAGGAATGGCAGGGCTAATTGGGATCATGCAAGGGACTATAGATTTCCTAGGATGGGTCTCAGCCATAGGTGGTGGAATGTCAGACATGTTTAGTATTACAATAGTAGCTATTCTTGTTTCTGGTATTCTTGGAATTGTAAGAGAAAACGGTGGTGTAGATTGGATGGTTACTTCAATAACTTCTAGAATAAAGGATCGTAAAGGTGCTGAGTATGGAATAGGACTTTTATCTGGAATATTATCAGCTGCTTTAGTTAACAATACAATTGCTATAATTATTTCAGCTCCAATTGCTAAAGAAATAGGTAAAAATTATGGTATAGCTCCAAAAAGATTAGCAAGTTTAATAGATATATTTGCTTGTGCTTTCTTATCAGTATTACCATATGATGGTGGAATGTTAATTGTTACAGGACTTGCAAAAACAGTATCTCCATTGTCAGTTATGAAATATATGTTTTATATGTTTGCGTTAATAATAGTTACTAGTATAACTATACAATTTGGATTACTAAGAACTGAGGAAGAAAAACAGTTTTTAATAGATAATAATAAAAAATAA
- a CDS encoding metal-sensing transcriptional repressor, whose product MDKQNYFIKLSPEKAKNIIEETKDLVIIDVRTEAEHLYEGKLEESILIDFLKPRLFKKKILTLDKEKPYLIYCAVGRLSHFAAELMIELGFKYIYDLEGGLKNWQRNQNLVTTVSKLDDQEIIESRKNIITRLNKIEGQVKGMKKMLLEGEYCGDILNQSLAVKAALAGTNQEIMEMFFNTCINSVEQKNDFFKYLKKLTK is encoded by the coding sequence ATGGATAAACAAAACTATTTTATTAAGCTGTCTCCTGAAAAAGCAAAAAATATTATTGAGGAAACTAAAGATTTAGTAATTATAGATGTTCGAACAGAGGCAGAACATTTATATGAAGGAAAATTAGAAGAATCAATTCTAATTGATTTTCTTAAACCTAGACTTTTCAAGAAAAAAATATTAACTTTAGATAAAGAAAAACCTTATCTTATTTATTGTGCTGTAGGTAGATTAAGCCATTTTGCAGCTGAACTTATGATTGAATTGGGATTTAAATATATTTATGATTTAGAAGGTGGTTTAAAAAATTGGCAAAGAAATCAAAATCTTGTAACTACTGTTTCTAAATTAGATGATCAGGAAATTATTGAATCTAGAAAAAATATAATTACACGTCTTAATAAAATTGAAGGGCAAGTAAAGGGAATGAAAAAAATGCTTTTAGAAGGTGAATATTGTGGTGATATCTTAAATCAATCCCTTGCAGTTAAAGCTGCATTAGCTGGAACCAATCAAGAAATCATGGAAATGTTTTTTAATACTTGTATTAATTCTGTGGAACAAAAAAATGATTTCTTTAAATATTTAAAAAAATTAACAAAATAA
- a CDS encoding YeeE/YedE family protein produces the protein MKKNENIIGIILSFIVIFFGHKFLISGMLFFRLLVGITLGYALTRSFMGFAGSVNRAYNSGSTKLMRVLAGMFTITALISIAFLYNVDASTYNLWVNPINLGLILGGILFGFGMTFSVCCASGVLTDLVTSLPRAIITLLFFCMGVFLGFPIQSKASWVTDSWFTTEVGSKLSGGVYLPDLFKNDGLNGYIGASIVTIIFAGITIWISYKYEDSRKLKNSFYHIESETIQYSKEELEYEPFKLISERTYNKIFVKPWTMETGAIIITGVFTLLMGVTKAGWGASTPYGFWFGTLLLKLGVPIETITSFSTKPASVFTMSFFSHPINVQNFGIVLGTFICLLLAGTFTKISKSELKISKKDVFLFALGGISMGFGTRLANGCNVGALYTPIANFSLSGWIFFIFLVVGGIIVNKVSRIIN, from the coding sequence ATGAAAAAAAATGAAAATATTATTGGAATCATTTTAAGCTTTATTGTTATTTTTTTTGGACATAAATTCCTTATTTCTGGAATGTTATTTTTTAGATTATTAGTAGGTATAACTCTTGGTTATGCTCTTACTAGATCCTTTATGGGATTTGCAGGAAGTGTTAATAGAGCCTACAACAGTGGATCTACTAAGTTAATGAGAGTCTTAGCAGGAATGTTTACAATCACAGCATTAATTTCCATTGCTTTCTTATATAATGTAGATGCTTCAACTTATAACTTATGGGTTAATCCTATAAATTTAGGGTTAATACTTGGAGGAATTCTGTTTGGATTTGGAATGACGTTTTCTGTTTGTTGCGCCTCTGGAGTTTTAACAGATTTAGTAACTAGTCTTCCTAGAGCAATTATTACTTTACTTTTCTTTTGTATGGGAGTATTTTTAGGGTTCCCTATACAATCTAAAGCCTCTTGGGTAACTGATTCTTGGTTTACCACTGAGGTTGGATCAAAACTTTCTGGTGGAGTTTATCTACCTGATTTATTTAAAAATGATGGTTTAAATGGCTATATTGGAGCTAGTATAGTAACAATAATTTTTGCTGGAATTACAATTTGGATTTCTTATAAATATGAGGACAGTAGAAAATTAAAAAATAGTTTTTATCATATTGAATCTGAAACTATTCAATATAGTAAAGAAGAATTAGAATATGAACCTTTTAAGCTAATTAGTGAAAGAACATATAATAAAATTTTTGTTAAACCTTGGACTATGGAAACTGGAGCAATTATTATAACAGGTGTGTTTACTTTACTTATGGGTGTAACTAAAGCAGGATGGGGAGCTTCTACTCCCTATGGATTTTGGTTTGGAACATTGCTTCTTAAATTAGGAGTTCCAATAGAAACTATCACTAGTTTTTCCACAAAACCAGCATCAGTTTTCACAATGTCATTTTTTAGTCATCCAATAAATGTTCAAAACTTTGGTATTGTTTTAGGAACTTTTATCTGCCTTTTACTTGCAGGTACCTTTACTAAAATTTCCAAATCTGAATTGAAGATATCCAAAAAAGATGTTTTCCTTTTTGCATTAGGTGGTATTTCTATGGGATTTGGAACTAGATTAGCAAATGGATGTAATGTTGGAGCGCTGTATACTCCCATTGCTAACTTCTCTTTATCTGGTTGGATATTCTTTATTTTTCTTGTTGTTGGAGGAATCATTGTAAACAAAGTATCTAGGATTATAAACTAA
- a CDS encoding FAD-dependent oxidoreductase: MKKILIVGGVAGGASAAARLRRHSEEDQIIMFEKGPHVSFSNCCLPYHLGGTVKEAEDLVLMSPEKFIKQYNIEARINNEVISIDRDSKNIRVKNTLTGEEYNESYDKLILSPGAKPIVPNIPGIEKINHFSIRNVTDIDNLNKFIKSSNSVNISVIGGGFIGVETCENLKEAGYNVTLIEAAKQIMKPFDYDMVQILHKELVDKGINLIINDKVCSFEDKTVILESGKSINVDTVIMAIGVLPETKLAKNSGLELGPLGGIKTDSNYMTNDENIYAVGDAIEVYGALFNDYFKLPLAGPAQKQARSVADHINGMKINNKGFIGSSVIKVFDYNGASTGLTEEFIKMKKMNIHYNVVWAIPGDGVGLMPSSNPLHFKLIYEVPSGRILGAQAVGKGNVDKRIDVIATGIKLNATIDDLKDLELCYAPPFGTAKDVVNFGGYIASNLLNGDYKQISFSKVRNLVEKNAYIIDVRERDEFELSHIINAKNIPLSEFRERINEIPKDVPVYLHCRSGQRSYNAVLIMENLGFKNSYSIAGGFMGLSFYEYFNDLTLNRPKIVTDYNFD, from the coding sequence ATGAAAAAAATTCTTATAGTTGGAGGAGTTGCTGGTGGAGCTTCTGCTGCTGCTAGACTTAGAAGACATAGTGAAGAAGATCAAATAATAATGTTTGAAAAAGGACCTCATGTTTCTTTCTCAAATTGTTGTTTACCTTATCATTTAGGAGGAACTGTTAAGGAAGCTGAAGATTTAGTTCTTATGTCACCTGAGAAATTTATTAAACAATATAACATAGAAGCTAGAATAAATAATGAAGTTATTTCAATAGATAGAGACTCTAAAAATATTAGAGTTAAAAATACTCTAACTGGAGAAGAATACAATGAAAGTTATGATAAACTTATCCTATCTCCTGGTGCTAAACCAATTGTTCCAAATATTCCTGGAATTGAAAAAATAAATCATTTCTCAATAAGAAATGTTACTGACATAGATAATTTAAATAAATTTATAAAATCTTCTAATTCTGTAAATATTTCTGTTATTGGTGGAGGATTTATAGGAGTTGAAACTTGTGAAAATTTAAAAGAAGCTGGTTACAATGTGACACTTATAGAAGCAGCTAAACAAATAATGAAACCCTTTGATTATGACATGGTTCAAATACTTCATAAAGAATTAGTTGATAAGGGAATTAATCTTATTATAAATGATAAAGTTTGTTCATTTGAAGATAAAACTGTAATATTAGAATCTGGAAAAAGCATAAATGTTGATACTGTTATTATGGCTATTGGAGTTCTTCCTGAAACTAAGTTAGCTAAAAACTCTGGACTTGAACTAGGTCCTCTAGGTGGAATTAAAACAGATTCAAACTATATGACTAATGATGAAAATATTTATGCTGTTGGAGATGCTATTGAAGTTTATGGAGCACTGTTTAATGACTATTTTAAGCTTCCTCTTGCTGGCCCAGCTCAAAAACAAGCTAGAAGTGTTGCAGATCACATTAATGGAATGAAAATAAATAACAAAGGATTTATTGGTTCTTCTGTTATAAAAGTATTTGACTATAATGGCGCTTCAACAGGTCTTACAGAAGAATTTATTAAAATGAAAAAAATGAATATTCACTATAATGTTGTTTGGGCCATACCTGGAGACGGAGTAGGATTAATGCCTAGCTCTAATCCTCTACATTTTAAGCTTATTTATGAGGTTCCTTCTGGAAGAATACTAGGAGCCCAAGCTGTAGGGAAAGGAAATGTTGACAAAAGAATAGATGTTATTGCAACTGGAATCAAACTAAATGCCACTATAGATGACTTAAAAGATTTAGAATTGTGTTACGCTCCTCCCTTTGGAACTGCAAAGGATGTTGTAAATTTTGGTGGATATATTGCAAGTAATCTTCTTAATGGTGACTATAAACAAATAAGTTTTTCTAAGGTTAGAAACCTTGTAGAGAAAAATGCCTACATTATAGATGTAAGAGAAAGGGATGAATTTGAATTAAGTCATATTATTAATGCAAAAAATATTCCTTTAAGTGAATTTAGAGAAAGAATCAATGAAATACCTAAAGATGTTCCAGTTTACTTACATTGCAGAAGTGGACAAAGAAGCTATAATGCTGTTTTAATTATGGAAAACTTAGGATTTAAAAATTCTTATTCAATTGCAGGGGGATTCATGGGACTTTCTTTCTATGAATATTTTAATGACCTTACTTTAAATAGACCAAAAATAGTCACTGACTATAATTTTGATTAA
- a CDS encoding S1 RNA-binding domain-containing protein: protein MIKIGKRQKLKVNNYTSIGLYLDAETGDENDNILLPKNEFELLDEKPNVGDELDVFIYSDSEDRLISTLRTSYATVGTIKSLEVTDINPKIGAFLDWGLKKDLLLPRGQEVCPLEIGKKYLVGVYEDKKGRISSTMKIYNFLLPCSDYEKNDLVKGTVYSIDEEIGVFVAVDNRYFGLMPNNEFFKSYKIGDEVSARVIRVREDGKLDLSPRLRAYEQMDKDEELIVEKMKLLKDAFYFNDKSSPEEIYDYFGISKKAFKRAIGGLFKKQIIIKTPNGFKLNQ, encoded by the coding sequence ATGATAAAAATAGGTAAACGACAAAAATTAAAAGTAAACAATTATACATCTATTGGATTATACTTGGATGCTGAAACAGGGGACGAAAATGATAACATTCTTCTTCCAAAAAATGAATTTGAATTACTAGATGAAAAACCAAATGTTGGAGATGAATTGGATGTTTTTATTTACAGCGATTCAGAAGATAGACTTATCTCTACACTAAGAACATCTTATGCAACTGTTGGTACTATAAAAAGCTTAGAAGTTACTGATATCAACCCAAAAATAGGAGCATTTTTAGATTGGGGATTAAAAAAAGATTTATTACTACCAAGAGGTCAAGAGGTATGTCCTCTAGAAATTGGTAAAAAATATTTAGTTGGAGTTTATGAAGATAAAAAAGGTAGAATTTCTTCTACTATGAAAATTTATAATTTCCTTTTACCATGTAGCGATTATGAAAAAAATGATTTAGTTAAAGGAACTGTTTATAGTATTGATGAAGAAATCGGAGTTTTTGTTGCTGTTGACAATAGGTATTTTGGACTTATGCCAAACAACGAATTTTTTAAATCTTATAAAATAGGAGATGAAGTTAGTGCTCGTGTTATAAGAGTTAGAGAAGATGGTAAATTAGATCTTTCTCCTAGATTACGTGCTTATGAGCAAATGGATAAGGATGAGGAATTAATTGTAGAAAAAATGAAACTTCTAAAGGATGCATTTTATTTTAATGATAAATCTTCCCCTGAAGAAATCTATGATTATTTTGGTATTAGTAAAAAAGCTTTTAAAAGAGCTATTGGAGGATTATTTAAAAAACAAATTATTATTAAAACTCCAAATGGATTCAAATTAAATCAATAA
- a CDS encoding D-Ala-D-Ala carboxypeptidase family metallohydrolase, whose amino-acid sequence MKKIICIILLSISFISCGKIKRRGNFKISRHFTFSEATISRKGSRLHFNNYPNKKNYRNIVYTARRMEDIRRIVGKELKINSWYRSGNINRLVGGSKHSAHKDGLAVDFTVNGKWELNNALRKIRKSGYSFDQIYYHSKSNYIHISFRLNRRRERKQFYYRRK is encoded by the coding sequence ATGAAAAAAATAATCTGTATAATATTATTATCCATTAGTTTTATAAGTTGTGGAAAGATAAAAAGAAGAGGAAACTTTAAAATATCTAGACATTTTACTTTTTCAGAAGCTACTATTAGTAGAAAAGGAAGCCGTCTTCATTTTAATAATTATCCAAATAAAAAAAATTATAGAAATATAGTATATACTGCAAGAAGAATGGAAGATATTAGAAGAATAGTAGGAAAAGAACTTAAAATAAATAGCTGGTATAGAAGTGGAAATATTAATAGACTAGTTGGAGGTTCAAAACATTCAGCTCATAAGGATGGATTAGCTGTTGATTTTACAGTTAATGGAAAATGGGAGTTAAATAATGCTTTGAGAAAAATAAGAAAATCTGGATATAGTTTTGATCAAATATATTATCACTCAAAGAGCAATTATATTCATATTTCCTTTAGATTAAATAGAAGAAGAGAAAGAAAACAATTTTATTATAGAAGAAAATAA
- a CDS encoding ATP-binding protein produces the protein MMLSLEKDFYLESLRQSYRKKIWRKFIKGIKDFNLIEDGDKIAVGVSGGKDSLILCKLFQELKRDKSKNFEVVFISMDPGFSKEDLLDFKENLIKLKIPCEIFGSNVWDVAFREEPDNPCFLCAKMRRGVLYNKVEELGCNKLALGHHFDDIVETGLINMFYAGTIKTMIPKVNSTSGKLTVIRPMAYVKEKDIISYMNKNEISPMGCGCSVQSGEKDSKRLEIKQLLSELEKNNSNIKQSIFNSLRNVNLDYIMGYTKGNKNG, from the coding sequence ATGATGCTAAGTTTAGAAAAAGATTTTTATTTAGAAAGCTTGAGACAATCTTATAGAAAGAAAATCTGGAGAAAATTTATTAAAGGAATTAAGGACTTTAATTTAATAGAAGATGGAGATAAAATAGCAGTTGGAGTATCAGGAGGAAAAGATAGTTTAATTCTTTGCAAATTATTTCAAGAATTAAAAAGGGATAAAAGCAAAAATTTTGAAGTGGTATTTATTTCAATGGATCCAGGTTTTTCAAAGGAAGATTTACTTGATTTCAAGGAAAACCTAATAAAATTAAAAATTCCTTGTGAAATTTTTGGTTCAAATGTTTGGGATGTTGCCTTTAGAGAAGAGCCAGATAATCCTTGTTTTCTTTGTGCTAAGATGAGAAGGGGAGTATTATATAATAAAGTGGAAGAACTAGGATGCAATAAACTTGCCTTGGGACATCATTTTGATGATATTGTGGAAACAGGTCTTATAAATATGTTTTATGCAGGAACAATAAAAACAATGATTCCTAAAGTAAATTCTACCAGTGGGAAACTGACGGTAATTAGACCTATGGCTTATGTTAAAGAGAAAGATATTATTTCATATATGAATAAAAATGAAATATCTCCTATGGGTTGTGGATGTTCTGTTCAGTCTGGAGAAAAAGATTCAAAAAGATTAGAAATAAAACAACTTTTAAGTGAGCTAGAAAAAAATAATTCAAATATAAAACAAAGTATATTTAATTCTTTGAGAAATGTAAATTTAGATTATATTATGGGATATACAAAGGGAAATAAAAATGGATAG
- a CDS encoding tRNA 2-thiocytidine biosynthesis TtcA family protein: MDSIDIKKKREVLKFIEDKGYGKLLWSKIGKAMHRFNMIEEKDRILVGVSGGKDSLVLLNSLVRIKIISNMNFEIIPIHIHMEEDISDLNDVIEYCEFLGLKLEIIKTKLNALVEGDSKEKNPCFLCGRLRRGILYSFMKEKNIKKLALGHHKDDIIETFLMNIFYQGNRNVMKPSYISKIHNVTVIRPMSFVEEKDLIDYSKRLKLPILKNKCPYEDSKNSKRLKIKNMIKNLSLENEDVRSVILNSIKDLF; the protein is encoded by the coding sequence ATGGATAGTATAGATATTAAAAAGAAAAGAGAAGTGTTAAAATTTATTGAAGATAAGGGCTATGGCAAGCTTCTTTGGAGTAAGATAGGAAAAGCCATGCATAGATTTAATATGATTGAGGAAAAAGATAGGATTTTAGTAGGTGTATCTGGTGGAAAAGACAGCCTTGTTTTATTAAATTCCCTAGTGAGAATAAAAATAATTTCCAATATGAATTTTGAAATTATACCTATTCATATTCATATGGAAGAGGATATATCTGATTTAAATGATGTAATTGAATATTGTGAATTTTTAGGTTTGAAATTAGAGATAATAAAGACAAAATTAAATGCTTTAGTAGAAGGTGATTCTAAAGAGAAAAATCCTTGTTTTTTATGTGGAAGGTTAAGAAGAGGAATATTGTACTCTTTCATGAAAGAAAAAAATATAAAAAAACTAGCATTAGGACATCATAAAGATGATATAATAGAAACTTTTTTAATGAATATATTTTATCAAGGAAACAGAAATGTAATGAAGCCATCTTATATTTCAAAGATTCATAATGTAACAGTAATTAGGCCAATGTCATTTGTTGAAGAAAAAGACTTGATTGATTATTCAAAGAGATTAAAATTACCAATTTTAAAAAATAAATGTCCCTATGAAGATAGTAAGAATTCCAAAAGACTTAAAATAAAAAATATGATAAAAAATTTATCGTTAGAAAATGAAGACGTTAGAAGTGTTATTTTAAATAGTATAAAAGATTTATTTTAG
- the murI gene encoding glutamate racemase, with translation MVRSCSIGVLDSGLGGVSVLKSLVKLMPNEDIIYVGDTKNIPYGGRTKEEIRKFALRIVEFLILNKCKMIVVACNTASIAALDYLKGHCNIPIVGIIDAGVEIVLDGGYKEVSVLCTPFTAKSGDHKRKINNKNKKIKVNVIGCELLCPMIEKGWETIENRDDILDEYMSHVSKTSEALLLACTHYPFIKEEIRKKFSGEIIVPSDECVREVYRTLRENSLLNENKKKGNVEFYVTGDVNSFKDKAEKFLKQKNLEVYKVNLTDIKK, from the coding sequence ATGGTGAGATCATGTAGTATAGGGGTTCTTGATTCAGGTCTAGGAGGAGTTAGTGTTTTAAAAAGTTTAGTTAAGCTAATGCCTAATGAAGATATAATATATGTTGGAGATACAAAAAATATTCCTTATGGAGGAAGAACAAAGGAAGAAATAAGAAAATTTGCATTGAGAATTGTTGAATTCTTAATTTTAAATAAATGTAAAATGATAGTTGTAGCTTGTAATACTGCTTCTATAGCAGCATTAGATTATTTGAAAGGGCATTGTAACATTCCAATTGTTGGAATTATAGATGCAGGGGTTGAAATAGTTTTAGATGGAGGCTACAAGGAAGTTTCAGTTTTATGTACACCTTTTACAGCTAAAAGTGGAGATCATAAAAGGAAAATAAATAACAAAAATAAAAAAATAAAGGTAAATGTTATTGGGTGTGAATTGCTGTGTCCAATGATAGAAAAGGGATGGGAAACAATTGAAAATAGAGATGATATTTTAGATGAATATATGTCCCATGTTTCTAAAACCTCAGAAGCTCTTTTGTTAGCATGTACCCACTATCCCTTTATAAAGGAAGAAATAAGAAAAAAATTTAGCGGAGAAATTATTGTACCAAGTGATGAATGTGTAAGGGAAGTTTATAGAACACTTAGAGAAAATAGTTTGTTAAATGAAAACAAGAAAAAAGGAAATGTAGAATTTTATGTTACAGGGGATGTAAATAGCTTTAAGGATAAGGCAGAAAAATTCTTAAAACAAAAAAATTTAGAAGTTTATAAAGTGAACTTAACAGATATAAAAAAATAA
- a CDS encoding YegS/Rv2252/BmrU family lipid kinase: MKKVKFFYNPFSGERTILKYLDYIINAYQKKEFLIIPFRISYNFNLKNAFLDVDDSYDHILISGGDGTINKIVNTMKNNNINLPIAVLPAGTANDFANVLNMPKNIIHSVDKILNSKVSSIDLGLANNQYFVNIFSCGLFTDVSQKTSSEYKNIFGKLAYYFTGLKELPKFKLLNLSLKSEDFSYEGESILFFVFNGKSAGSFEIAHDSCINDGLLNVIVISNENLMKIIKILPQFLLKKNFSYPKGILHFKTSELSIDVSNKYYSTDIDGEKGPNFPVKISCIKNGLKILGNN; this comes from the coding sequence ATGAAAAAAGTTAAATTTTTTTATAATCCTTTTTCTGGAGAAAGAACAATACTAAAATATTTAGATTATATTATAAATGCTTATCAAAAAAAAGAATTTTTAATTATTCCTTTTAGAATAAGTTATAATTTCAATCTTAAAAACGCTTTTCTAGATGTAGACGATAGTTATGACCATATTCTAATTTCTGGTGGTGATGGAACTATCAATAAAATAGTAAATACTATGAAAAATAATAATATTAATCTTCCAATTGCTGTTTTACCAGCTGGAACTGCCAATGATTTTGCCAATGTTTTAAATATGCCTAAAAATATTATCCATTCTGTTGACAAAATATTAAATAGTAAAGTTTCAAGTATTGATTTAGGACTTGCTAATAATCAATACTTTGTAAATATCTTTAGTTGTGGGCTTTTTACAGATGTATCACAAAAAACATCCTCTGAATATAAAAATATATTTGGAAAACTAGCCTATTATTTTACAGGATTAAAGGAACTACCTAAATTTAAATTACTAAATTTATCTCTAAAATCTGAAGATTTTTCATATGAAGGAGAATCAATTTTATTTTTTGTTTTTAACGGAAAAAGTGCTGGTTCCTTTGAAATAGCCCATGACTCTTGTATTAATGATGGACTATTAAATGTCATTGTTATTTCAAATGAAAACTTAATGAAAATCATAAAAATTCTTCCTCAATTTTTACTTAAAAAAAATTTTTCTTATCCTAAAGGAATTTTACATTTTAAAACATCTGAACTTTCTATTGATGTTTCAAATAAATATTACTCTACAGATATTGATGGGGAAAAGGGACCTAATTTTCCTGTTAAAATTTCTTGTATAAAAAATGGTCTTAAAATATTGGGAAATAATTGA
- the ilvC gene encoding ketol-acid reductoisomerase: MAGNILGTKVYYNADCNLEKLVGKNITVLGYGSQGHAHSLNLKESGMNVTIGLRKTSKSWEVAEEAGFVVKETGEAVKNADIVMILTPDETQADTYKTSVEPNLKEGAYIGFGHGFNIHFDKIVPSKSTNVFMVAPKGPGHLVRRTFTEGSGVPCLVAVNQDPSKDTMEIALAWAAGIGGGRSGILETTFKQETETDLFGEQAVLCGGVTELIKTGFEVLTEAGYDPVNAYFECLHEMKLIVDLIYEGGFTKMRQSISNTAEYGDFATGPRIITPETKKAMEDVLADIQSGKFANEFLADSKAGQPFLKEKRAAASNHEIEKVGKELRGLMPWIREEF, encoded by the coding sequence ATGGCAGGAAACATCTTAGGAACAAAGGTATATTATAATGCAGATTGTAATTTAGAAAAATTAGTAGGTAAAAACATTACAGTTTTAGGTTATGGATCACAAGGACATGCTCATTCTTTAAATTTAAAAGAATCTGGAATGAATGTTACTATTGGACTTAGAAAAACTTCAAAATCTTGGGAAGTTGCTGAAGAGGCTGGATTTGTTGTTAAAGAAACAGGAGAAGCAGTAAAAAATGCAGATATCGTAATGATTTTAACACCAGATGAAACTCAAGCTGATACATACAAAACTTCTGTAGAACCAAATTTAAAAGAAGGAGCTTATATTGGATTTGGACATGGATTCAATATTCATTTTGATAAAATTGTTCCATCTAAAAGTACAAATGTATTTATGGTTGCACCTAAAGGACCTGGACATTTAGTAAGAAGAACATTTACAGAAGGATCTGGAGTTCCTTGTTTAGTAGCTGTAAATCAAGATCCTAGTAAAGATACTATGGAAATTGCTTTAGCTTGGGCTGCTGGAATTGGTGGAGGAAGATCTGGTATTTTAGAAACTACATTTAAACAAGAAACTGAAACTGACTTATTTGGAGAACAAGCTGTTCTTTGTGGTGGAGTTACAGAACTTATTAAAACTGGTTTTGAAGTATTAACTGAAGCAGGTTATGATCCAGTTAACGCTTATTTCGAATGTTTACATGAAATGAAATTAATTGTAGATTTAATTTATGAAGGTGGATTCACTAAAATGAGACAGTCTATATCTAATACAGCTGAATACGGAGATTTCGCAACTGGACCTAGAATCATTACGCCTGAAACTAAAAAAGCAATGGAAGATGTATTAGCTGATATTCAATCTGGTAAATTTGCAAATGAATTCCTTGCTGATTCAAAAGCAGGGCAACCATTCTTAAAAGAAAAAAGAGCTGCAGCTTCAAATCATGAAATAGAAAAAGTAGGAAAAGAATTAAGAGGATTAATGCCTTGGATCAGAGAAGAATTCTAG